In the Arachis stenosperma cultivar V10309 chromosome 8, arast.V10309.gnm1.PFL2, whole genome shotgun sequence genome, ACTTTGTGCTTCTTTGGCTTGTCATCTCACTTTTTTCATTTAACTCCCAAAATAGGGATTTTAAAACTGGTCCAATTTTTTTGACCGACGAAGACCTCAGATCAGCCAagagaaatttttttaatagtaaacCCAAATCCGAACCCTTTAGATTGTGCTTTGTTCCCAATAAACAATTTGAGCCTTTGATTTACAGCAGTGATTATTAGAAAGCACTTTTTTCATTTATCCCAAATTGGCGATGCAGATATTTGAAGAATgagtgaaaaaaataaattgcatgTAAATGGAAATAAATCACCTTTATCGTCTGACTTAACTTAGCTTGCTTTGATTTAGGTGATTAGACATTTGCTTTTgtgatttatctttttctttcttttttctctggtgaatgaatgaagaggaagctttctctctttcttcatGAGTCTAACCGAAGAAAACCTCGTGAACATTTGCTCTGGTTGGCTTCAACTTGGATGGATCAACATGGACTTGAATTGGCTTGACTTTCCATTTAACCCAATTGATTCCTTTGCTTCATTTTTTTGGGCTTTGAAAGTTAGAGAGTCCACCAAAAATCTTTGTTTCTTTGTTCTATATCTTTGGACTGCTGCTACTTTAATTTTGGCCTGCAACACTAATAAAGACAATCAAAACTGATTGAATATTTAACTCGATACATcaatgtttgtcatcatcatTTAAGTTAGTCATATTCTTAATTCTATAATTATGTTCTTCAATTTGATATTTGTGCAATTTATCCACATTTATTCTAACTCATAGGCAgatcaaaattgattttaacttttttataatGTTAGGTtaggtaattaattttttttgttaatatcaatcaatcttttaaaattattttatttattttaaattttaaatatatattataatttataaattttaaattctaaattataaatctaaatataaaattgactaatattgacctactaaaaattaatttcctatatttttaattgggtgatctttgaattctgcaGATAGTATATACTACTAGTAATAAAACTCTAAGTCTCTAACATCACTTCTTGATATGAacaaaaaagggaaagaaattgaaattcagTTTACATGAGTGGTGTTTCAAGGTTTTTTTAAGTTTTGACATGCCACTTTGCATATATTAATAAAGGAATGTTAATGGGAATTTATTATTGAGTATATTAGCACAGAGGCACTGTAGTGTCTGTATTTGCGGCGGTGCAATCACTGGATTTTAATGCCAACAAGTTTCTTAACTACAATACGCTACTACATAATGCTATATAGCCACCACTTTATACATATCATTCTTCTTAACATGCATTCATGTAACTACTGTATCAATAATCAATTGGTCCATAAAATATCGTACCCTATAAATATGTACCCcattattatattatgtgtgtAGGTTGTTACATGTTAGACATGTCGTTGAAAATAGTTTCTAGATCAGTACATGTCATTGTTAAGGGttatattaataattagttaTGACTCTGTACAGTTGAATTAGTATTTGAAGCGTGCAAATTAAACTAATCCAGGCAGTGCAAGAATTTCTAAGAGAAATTAACGCTGTATTAGCGTCTTAATCTTCTACTTCACTCTGATTAAAAGTAGGTGAAAATTCAGGTACAGTCAactttatgtgaagttgataattgagagtcgttagataatttgattaatttgactaattttttatctaaaaattcTCAATTATTAACTTCAGGTGAAATCGATTGGACGTGAATTTTTACTTAAAAAGTATTGGTTCCATTTCTAACTTGTACTATATGTAGCTTGCTAGTTAGCTTTGACTAtgctatttaattatttatttatttgatttgtttgCATTCGTGTGTTTTTTCTAcacatattaattaaaatgagCAAACGTCAAACATGTACCATCTCAACATGGAGTCTCCTATAATATACATAATTATCTTTCATTATAAACGAGTTTTGTGTTTAGTTTTAGTCGTGTGTTTGTTTCAAAGAATTTTACTTTTTTAGGaattgtttattttataaaattatattattgtcatgtttgtttaaaatattttagtctAGTTTGTAGAAATAATTTcttattcaaaatataaaattttattcttattcaaACAGATGGGTATTCGATATTTCCATATCAAAggaatgaaaattaaaatataaaaagtactattatattttacctccctaaattatatatttcttataaaaaaaaatctcctCGTTTTATTGATATTGAGACTGttttagaaatttaaaatttatttttgggaATATGCGTAATGAAACAAATGTATCctaatttaattttgtaatattaaaaataatatccaATGATTTGTAACACTAAATAAACAAACATTTTATAATAtcgaatataaaattatttcagAGAACAatgaaatatatattattagtctTGAAATAAAACATTCCAAGGTTATTAGCATaggaaaaaataattattttaaaatgtttaTTTTCGACATTTAATAATTGTGTTAATAAATCATTTAAAAACATCTTTGACatcattaattataaaaaaagatCTAAAGCCACTTTTTACGAATTCctaattattgaaaaaaaatatatcgaCAATATTAATATTGATTTTCGGCTATTTTTGTTAGTGAAAATTAGTGTTAACAATAAGCATGACCACATCAAAAGAAATTGATATACATATATATGGAATAATTGACTTGCGTAACGGTAAAGAAcaagtattttttaaaacaattaaagGATATACAGATTTCTACTGTACAAATTAAAATCACATGTTGATGCAGTAAGAAAACAACTACTGCACCTTATGTCTCTTTATAATTAGACAGTCAAATACATATATTTGCATTGATTTTTACatctataataatatatattttgctAAGCAAAATATTTGGACTATGCATAATAAAGATAAATGTAGTAATAATAACAATAGTAATAATTAAGAGAACCACCGTGACATGTAAAAGGTCAATTAAAGATAAACTCAATATTAATAAGCtcgttttctttgtttttcttgcttGCGTTTCCATGGGACCATTTGCTTAAAGCTTTCATAAATGCTTGCCTGCagttataaataaaattaaatactaaatgTTACTAGCTAAttcataatatatatagtaTCTGTGATTAAGATATATCAAAACCTAACCTAATCAATTTTAATCAATAAAGTAATTTATTACACTACTATCCAGTCGGTGCAATTTCCTCTGTAGCAATGAATTGAAAGTCCGGCTTTTGGGCACCAGAAAATATAGATGCTTTATCAGCCTCATGTATTTTCTTTatgaacaaattaaaattaagaaaaaatgtCTCATCATAAGTGTAAAGTGTATGACTATAATAATTAaccttttttttataatattaaactatgctggttagttgtaccaAATGCAAAGACATATATTTTTGGTCAAAAGTTAACTTTATGATTTCGGCCCCTGGAAATGACCagtaacaaacaaaaaatagccatttaataaatattaaataaaataaattttgatttttttttctataatattATCGTTCTACTACCCATGCCCCCCATATGTGTTTTTATAATGCATACCTAACCTCAGTTATTTATGCGAcgaaataattttataatatatctAAGTGAAAATTGAAGAGTAAGAAAATGAAATGATTAATTACCCAAAAATGTGAGTTTGTGTTGGAGTGGTTGTTAGAGAGGCTCAAGTAGCGGCGTGGGAACTTAACCTTCTTATTATGATGAGGAGGGAAAAAGTCGAAAGTGCCCTCGGGATGATGGTGGGGGATGTTGGTGGAAGTGGGAAACCTTGCAGACCCAAAAGTGGAAAAAGAATTGTGAGTGTCGCGGGGAGTTCTGTAGGAAGTGGTGAAGGACATGGCCCGGCCCACGTAAGGCCCAGCCAAGACGGTGGTGGGAGAAGGCACGTCCATGTTGGAGTTGGAGTACTCTAAAAACAACAACCTCGGAGGAAGCTCCAACGATCTGCTGCTATCCTTTTCGATAGTGTCCACGTGGCAAGGCTGCCTAGGCTTACCGGGTGCTTCCTCCCACTTGAAAGGCACGGACACTGGCGCCGTGTGCGGCGGAGGAGGGGGAGAGTCCGGCGGTGTGGTTGGGCGGGAGGAGATGAGCATGGACAACCTTGAGTGTGGTGACTCCATCTTTCACTTTATGGCAACCAAGTCAAGTGGGTTTGTGTGCTTTTATAGAGATGCAAAATTAATGATAGGGACACAAGTATATTATTCTTATCTTCCTTTCTTCAGTTATGCTACGTCTGTATTAAAATCAGTTACTAAACTcaactaatataaaatatatactaaaatataaatatatattaaaaataaattaaactacatatatatttatatgtaaatatattagtagttaattttaatatataaataatatttttattttttctttaaggTCACATTAGGAAAATAAATAGATtaatttaatattcattaaaaatattgaaGTAGTTTGAATTCTctatgattatattttttattataaaaaaatgataatttattctTAGCAAAGCTactatatttatattttgtgtacttgtttttttttatatattatcagTCAATTATGTTATATGATGGTAAATTTTTAGTACTTGGGTAATTATTTAAATCATCCTTgcatttaattaattaacaatgaTATATCTAAAGAAAAATGGACAATTATCTAAAAAGAACGTATAGAAAAGGACTAGATGGTTATAGTTATACAAATAGTAATAagattgtttttatttttaattttttatagagGTGAAGACTTTGAAAAGTCTGTAAAGGTGGTGAGATAAATTTGAGTTTGGTATGGTTTTATTATTATGACTTTGGTGGTTGCAATTGCGAAAAGGAAAGAAAGTGTTCACTCTCTCTGCCCCTATTTCAAGGTAATAGTGACTCCCTCACTTATTATTGATTTCGTTTggtaaatttaattaaataataataatttcttaTTTCCTACGGTTCTATATTGATTATTAAGATTATGATCTTGTGTAAATTTAAAATGATTGATGATAACTTGGATGTGGAAGCAAATTAagagtaataataataaaaattgattgatCTTAATCCTCAACGGTTTTATTCACACATTTTCGATCGCTCTAAATAAGTTATTAATGTTCGTAAACGAAAAAGCACCTTCCTAGCACCCACTGTATTtgtatgtttttattttatttatggtACGCTATTGACATGTCGAATTGATGAATATTATTATTGCAACAACATGCATACGCACATGTATTCCAAATTTCCAATTACTTCTTAATAATTAGCAGCTGCGCATAATCTAAAAGATAATAACATGTACATAACGTGGGAAATTCAATTTAGTACTTTCAAAGTTATAATTGATTTGTATTTGTGTTCATATAGTAATATGGAAATACTATAATCAAAGCAAGAAGttaatat is a window encoding:
- the LOC130946487 gene encoding uncharacterized protein At4g00950-like isoform X2; the protein is MESPHSRLSMLISSRPTTPPDSPPPPPHTAPVSVPFKWEEAPGKPRQPCHVDTIEKDSSRSLELPPRLLFLEYSNSNMDVPSPTTVLAGPYVGRAMSFTTSYRTPRDTHNSFSTFGSARFPTSTNIPHHHPEGTFDFFPPHHNKKASIYESFKQMVPWKRKQEKQRKRAY
- the LOC130946487 gene encoding uncharacterized protein LOC130946487 isoform X1, translating into MESPHSRLSMLISSRPTTPPDSPPPPPHTAPVSVPFKWEEAPGKPRQPCHVDTIEKDSSRSLELPPRLLFLEYSNSNMDVPSPTTVLAGPYVGRAMSFTTSYRTPRDTHNSFSTFGSARFPTSTNIPHHHPEGTFDFFPPHHNKKVKFPRRYLSLSNNHSNTNSHFWASIYESFKQMVPWKRKQEKQRKRAY